Genomic window (Nostoc sp. HK-01):
GTCAAACTAGATGCTTTAAGTAAGCAACTATTTACGCTGCGGCAATAGTACTCCGCACTGGACTAATGTCTTGTGGCGAATGCTGTTGTGCTGAGTTGTCTTTTGCGTTGACAAAAACGCAGACTTATTTACTTTCAACATCGAGTAATTTTCAGAGGTCAAATCATGGTAGCAACACCGATTAAAACTCAGAATTTAACAGTAACCTATGGAACGGATGGTACAAAAATTGTATCGGGCAAGACAACACCAGGTGCAACTGATTGGAAGACAGGTGGTAACGTTGCTAGTGATGGTGTTTATGTTTTGATTGATACTAGCGCTGCTGGTTTCACCACAGTACCTACCTACGTAATAACTGTTGGGGGTAAGAACCATCATTGGGGAATCTCTGGGTCTAGTTCTATCTACAATGCCACTGCCACAGGTTTTGAAGTAGAAATAAGGTGGGAACAAGGCTACAGCCAAAGTGGAACAGCCGTTACCCCAGCAGTAGCAAATCAATATGAATGGCACATCAATTGGATTGCTATTGAGCCTTCGTCTCCGAAAACACCACTTCCTGCTGCCGGAAAATACTACTACCTTGCCAACAAAAATAGCGGTAAATATTTAGATGTGGCAAGTAGTAGCACTGCTGATGGAGCTAACGTCCAACAGTGGACTCTTAATAAATCTGGAGCGCAACAATGGCTGTTAGAAGATGCTGGAAATGGCTATTACTTCCTTGTCAATAAAACTAGTAGCAAAGTTTTAAATGTAGGAGGTAGTAGTAGTGCTGATGGAGCCAATGTCGTTCAGTGGCCAAAAGGAAATGACGATAACACTAACTCTAAATGGAAGTTGGAAGATGCAGGTGATGGCTATTTCTACCTCATCGCCAAACATAGCAGTAAGGCTTTAGATGTAGCAAACGCTAGCACTGCTGATGCAGCTAATGTCCAACAATACAGTAAAAATTTCACCAATGCTCAAAAATGGAAATTTGAGGCTGTTTAGTTAAGCCTTTCATCTCCTTGTTGTAAATAACAACTGACCTTCTCTTCTACCGACTCCTTAACAATTGGGGGTCGGTTTTGCAATGATTGTCCAGATTGAATCCAAACTAGTCTAGCTTTTTCCTAAATCAACGAATTTCTTTATTCCGCTCCAAGGGTCTTGTATGTATCTGTATACTTAATTTTGCCCAATTGCGATCGCCCTTGGTACGACCTCGCAATAGAGATGCTCAGTCGGGGCTTTCAAAATCATTGATAAGTCTCGGCTGTAACAAATAAAACTCAGAAATTCAGGGCGAGATTTTCTTACTTTTGGAAAGTGGCGATCGCAGTTTTCTCCCCCAGCCACCCCAGCCCCCCCAGCTTCGAGGCACGACCGAGCAAGTTTGTTGCCCACCATTGGCTCCCGAAACACTTACTATTTAAGCTTTTTAG
Coding sequences:
- the xlnA gene encoding endo-1,4-beta-xylanase A translates to MVATPIKTQNLTVTYGTDGTKIVSGKTTPGATDWKTGGNVASDGVYVLIDTSAAGFTTVPTYVITVGGKNHHWGISGSSSIYNATATGFEVEIRWEQGYSQSGTAVTPAVANQYEWHINWIAIEPSSPKTPLPAAGKYYYLANKNSGKYLDVASSSTADGANVQQWTLNKSGAQQWLLEDAGNGYYFLVNKTSSKVLNVGGSSSADGANVVQWPKGNDDNTNSKWKLEDAGDGYFYLIAKHSSKALDVANASTADAANVQQYSKNFTNAQKWKFEAV